In one Alphaproteobacteria bacterium genomic region, the following are encoded:
- a CDS encoding HAMP domain-containing sensor histidine kinase, which produces MVQRVGRLFGAFEDWRLRIGVSVGFGIMLLVLIAVQQFTTESERRAYAYLTRTNHWIASEMQRELLGFIVDLDGYVLGEDVTRADMILKYDLLWSRFPVFFTGPEAATARSVPGAYETVQSLFQAVRSIEADVEQLRPGDLESRNRIVRALTPYRPALHEITRTVAIGDKRAELLEELLEIDSFHFYSTLAIFMMGGAVVMLLLFEVRRSEKRADGERRARAAAEAASEAKSRFLSNMSHELRTPLNAIIGFSEITSGELYGPVGSPKYRECAESISSSGRHLLTIIEDILDIARIEADALAVNRERFEAGQLLRECLIMFSEEARRKNINIRTSLPRLKNEVFTDRRLLKQTCINLLSNSLKFTPAGGDVLIGMRVEGETAILFVEDTGPGIPKDEIDDVVRPFYRSGKNGQQNLGGTGLGLSLVKSFAELQGGRLQIESAVDKGTKVQVVLPKAVPSAREDSDQV; this is translated from the coding sequence ATGGTTCAGAGGGTGGGGCGCCTGTTTGGCGCATTCGAGGACTGGCGGCTGCGGATCGGCGTCTCCGTCGGTTTCGGGATCATGTTGCTGGTCCTGATCGCGGTACAGCAATTCACGACCGAGTCGGAGCGGCGGGCCTATGCCTATCTGACCCGGACCAATCACTGGATCGCCAGCGAGATGCAGCGCGAACTGCTGGGCTTCATCGTCGACCTGGACGGCTATGTTCTGGGCGAGGATGTCACGCGCGCCGACATGATCCTGAAATACGACCTGCTGTGGAGCCGCTTTCCGGTCTTCTTTACCGGACCGGAAGCCGCGACGGCGCGGAGCGTTCCCGGGGCCTATGAAACGGTCCAATCCCTGTTCCAGGCGGTGCGGTCGATCGAGGCCGATGTGGAGCAGCTGCGACCGGGCGATCTGGAAAGCCGGAACCGAATCGTCCGCGCGCTGACGCCCTATCGCCCGGCGCTGCACGAGATCACGCGGACGGTGGCGATCGGTGACAAACGGGCGGAGCTGTTGGAAGAACTGCTGGAAATCGATTCCTTCCACTTCTATTCGACCCTGGCCATTTTCATGATGGGCGGGGCCGTCGTGATGCTGCTGCTGTTCGAAGTCCGACGCAGTGAGAAGCGGGCGGACGGCGAACGGCGCGCCCGGGCCGCTGCTGAGGCGGCGAGCGAGGCCAAATCCCGCTTCCTGAGCAATATGAGCCATGAGTTGCGCACCCCGCTGAATGCCATAATCGGCTTCTCGGAGATCACCAGCGGAGAACTTTACGGCCCCGTCGGCTCCCCGAAATACCGGGAATGCGCGGAGAGCATCTCCAGCAGCGGTCGGCACCTGCTGACCATCATCGAGGACATTCTGGACATTGCCCGGATCGAGGCGGACGCCCTGGCCGTCAACCGCGAGCGCTTTGAGGCCGGCCAACTCCTACGGGAGTGTCTGATCATGTTCTCGGAAGAGGCGCGGCGAAAGAATATCAATATCCGGACAAGCCTGCCCCGGCTGAAGAACGAAGTCTTTACCGACCGGCGCCTGCTGAAGCAGACCTGCATCAACCTGCTGTCGAACAGCCTGAAATTCACCCCGGCCGGCGGCGATGTCCTGATCGGCATGCGGGTCGAGGGCGAAACCGCCATCCTGTTCGTGGAAGACACCGGACCCGGCATTCCGAAGGACGAGATCGACGATGTCGTCCGCCCGTTCTATCGGTCGGGAAAGAACGGACAGCAGAATCTGGGTGGAACCGGGCTGGGCCTGTCTCTGGTCAAGTCCTTCGCGGAGTTGCAGGGCGGCCGGCTTCAGATCGAAAGCGCCGTCGACAAGGGAACAAAGGTTCAGGTCGTCCTGCCGAAAGCGGTTCCCTCCGCCCGGGAAGATTCCGACCAGGTCTGA
- a CDS encoding N-formylglutamate amidohydrolase produces MRYEVPGVLDLTLPESEGVPLILDSPHSGRDYPEDFQPLVGRHDLRRVEDAYVDSLFERAPDFGATLLNARFPRTYIDANRAATDLDPAMLLSPWPETIRPSEKSRLGHGLVWKTYPPDRPLYPGKLPVDAVRRRINEYWLPYHETLETEIRRLHITHGQVWHLNCHSMPSTSSPYIPGRAGMRADFVLGDRDGTTCGRDFTVFVRDTLEAMGYSVRLNDPYRGAELVRAYAAPTEGRHSLQIEINRALYLDEQTIKPGRGFDTLRHTLTELIRAVADYTRDRIDPVAEAAE; encoded by the coding sequence ATGCGGTATGAAGTTCCAGGCGTACTCGATCTGACGCTTCCGGAATCGGAGGGCGTGCCGCTGATTCTGGATTCGCCGCATTCCGGCCGGGACTATCCGGAAGATTTCCAGCCGCTGGTCGGGCGCCACGATCTGCGCCGCGTGGAAGACGCCTATGTCGACAGTCTGTTCGAGCGGGCGCCGGATTTTGGTGCGACGCTGCTGAACGCGCGCTTTCCGCGGACCTATATCGACGCGAACCGGGCCGCGACCGACCTCGACCCCGCCATGCTGTTGAGCCCCTGGCCGGAGACGATCCGCCCTTCGGAGAAGTCGCGCCTGGGTCACGGGCTGGTCTGGAAGACTTATCCACCCGACCGGCCATTGTATCCCGGCAAGCTGCCGGTGGACGCGGTGCGCCGCCGGATCAACGAATACTGGCTGCCCTATCATGAGACGCTGGAGACGGAGATCCGACGCCTGCACATCACCCATGGGCAGGTCTGGCATCTGAACTGTCATTCCATGCCGTCGACGAGCAGCCCGTATATTCCGGGCCGCGCCGGCATGCGGGCGGATTTCGTTCTGGGCGACCGGGACGGTACGACCTGTGGTCGCGACTTCACCGTCTTCGTGCGCGATACGCTGGAGGCGATGGGCTATTCCGTGCGCCTGAACGACCCCTATCGCGGGGCCGAACTGGTCCGTGCCTATGCCGCGCCCACCGAAGGCCGGCACAGTCTTCAGATCGAGATCAACCGGGCGCTCTATCTGGATGAACAGACGATCAAGCCGGGGCGCGGCTTCGATACCCTGCGTCATACGCTGACGGAACTGATCCGTGCCGTGGCGGACTATACCCGCGACCGCATCGATCCGGTCGCTGAGGCAGCCGAATAG
- a CDS encoding RidA family protein, with the protein MAGNIDARLQELGLDLPDPPKAAGAYVGYVRTGNQLFVAGQIPLWNGELRHVGKVGVDLTVEQAQEAARVCALNIIAQAKDALDGDLDRVVRVVKLGGFVNCPPDFTQHPQVINGASNLIGDIFGEKGAHARFAMGAGSLPMNVAVEIDAVIEVD; encoded by the coding sequence ATGGCCGGTAACATCGACGCGCGCTTGCAGGAACTGGGACTGGACCTTCCCGACCCGCCGAAGGCCGCAGGCGCCTATGTCGGCTATGTCCGGACCGGCAACCAACTGTTCGTGGCCGGGCAGATCCCGCTGTGGAACGGCGAATTGCGTCATGTCGGCAAGGTCGGGGTCGACCTGACCGTCGAGCAGGCTCAGGAAGCCGCGCGGGTCTGTGCCCTGAACATCATCGCCCAGGCGAAGGACGCGCTGGACGGCGATCTGGACCGGGTCGTGCGGGTCGTGAAGCTGGGCGGATTCGTGAACTGCCCGCCTGATTTCACCCAGCATCCCCAGGTCATCAATGGCGCATCGAACCTGATCGGCGACATCTTCGGGGAAAAGGGCGCCCATGCCCGATTCGCCATGGGCGCCGGATCGCTGCCGATGAATGTCGCGGTGGAAATCGATGCGGTGATCGAGGTCGATTAG
- a CDS encoding sarcosine oxidase subunit gamma family protein, giving the protein MADIQTPPRRSALEGHYQSGDFGWVADDAPGIVMTERRGLAIVHIDAWAERQGEVQHALRQDFDITPPEALRGVEVGQRAILWVGPRRWLVVEKETRDLHAAIGRSIPTDWAAITDQGHSRVCWRLEGPALRSVLAKGSTIDFDAFGDGDCVGTMLGHFTVTVFGRGATGADIFCARSFAPDLHHWLVDASLEYGLRITDPA; this is encoded by the coding sequence ATGGCTGACATTCAAACGCCGCCGCGCCGCTCCGCCCTTGAAGGGCATTATCAGTCCGGGGATTTCGGGTGGGTCGCCGACGACGCGCCCGGCATCGTCATGACGGAACGGCGGGGACTGGCCATCGTTCACATCGATGCCTGGGCCGAGAGGCAGGGCGAAGTTCAGCATGCGCTGCGTCAGGATTTCGACATCACCCCGCCGGAGGCCCTGCGCGGCGTTGAGGTAGGTCAGCGTGCGATCCTGTGGGTCGGACCCCGGCGCTGGCTGGTGGTCGAGAAGGAGACGCGCGATCTGCACGCCGCGATTGGCAGATCGATTCCGACGGACTGGGCGGCGATCACGGATCAGGGACATTCCAGGGTCTGCTGGCGCCTGGAGGGGCCGGCGCTGCGCAGTGTCCTGGCAAAGGGATCGACAATCGACTTTGACGCTTTCGGGGACGGCGATTGCGTCGGGACGATGCTGGGCCATTTCACGGTGACGGTGTTCGGGCGCGGCGCGACGGGCGCCGACATCTTCTGCGCCCGCTCCTTCGCACCGGATCTGCATCACTGGCTGGTTGACGCCAGCCTGGAATACGGCCTGCGGATCACCGACCCGGCCTAG
- a CDS encoding sarcosine oxidase subunit alpha family protein has translation MGSEQPNRLDGFGRIERREPMRFTFDGREYTGYKGDTLASALLANGVKLVARSFKYHRPRGIFSAGVEEPNALVALREGARREPNTRATVAELYDGLVAESQNRAPSLKYDIQALNQMIARFIPAGFYYKTFMGPFANTKLWMFFERIIRKSAGMGRASGEADPDRYDRMHAHCDVLVVGGGPAGLSAALAAAETGARVILVDETSRFGGRLNQDAYRIGDEPAGEWVARTVARLAALPNVRLLTRTTAFGYYDGNLIGAVERVSDHLSVPPAHLPRQRWWRFRAKQVILATGATEQPLVFGNNDRPGVMLAGAVRAYINEFGVLPGRRAVIFTNNDDAYRTALDVLNTGGGVVAVVDARRDPRSALIDRARGKGVAILTGQAVVNTHGHFGLQAVDVAPVEGGPARRLDCDLLAISGGWQPNVHLSSQTGAKPIWNGKLNCFLPGAPKRPESSAGSAAGRFSLASVLSDGLARGTQAAALTGHSLDRAIDLPRVEAETPAPPEPLWEAPDPLTGHPKKFVDHQDDVSADDVRLAHREGYVSVEHLKRYTTLGMGTDQGKTSNVTGLAIMAKLRGEPIPAVGTTTFRPPYTPIAIGAMGGTERGQHYKPRRRSPMHDWHQERGCEWVPAGLWDRPRYYPEAPGETLRQAYIRETRQTRSSVGICDVTTLGKIDIQGPDAGELLNRIYTNGFAKLPVGKARYGLMLREDGLVQDDGTTSRLGENHYVMTTTTANAVTVMAKLEFYLQAVWPDLRVKVVSVTEQYAAIALAGPNSRALMQRIVDIDLSDAAFPFMACASCKAVTDDIPARLFRISFSGELAYEINVPSDYGRLVWETLMEAGKEFGIVPYGLEALGNMRIEKGHVAGAELDGRTTADDLGLGKMMSTRKDFIGKALAQRPGLTGPDRKKLVGLVPVDGRSSLPNGAQIIEVADRDKPRPVKMIGNVSSNGFSPELDTPIALGLLEGGLTREGDTVLVAYPLKNLYVPATVRSPHFVDPEGKRLHG, from the coding sequence ATGGGCAGCGAACAACCCAACCGCCTCGACGGGTTCGGGCGTATCGAGCGAAGGGAGCCGATGCGCTTCACCTTCGATGGCCGGGAATACACCGGATACAAGGGCGACACCCTGGCATCGGCCCTGTTGGCAAACGGGGTCAAGCTGGTGGCCCGCAGCTTCAAGTACCACCGTCCGCGCGGCATCTTTTCCGCCGGCGTGGAGGAGCCGAATGCCCTGGTCGCCCTGCGGGAGGGCGCCCGGAGGGAACCGAACACCCGTGCGACGGTAGCGGAACTCTATGACGGGCTGGTCGCGGAAAGTCAGAACCGCGCACCCAGTCTGAAATACGACATTCAGGCCCTGAATCAGATGATCGCCCGGTTCATTCCGGCGGGCTTCTACTACAAGACCTTCATGGGCCCCTTCGCCAATACGAAGCTGTGGATGTTCTTTGAAAGGATCATTCGCAAATCGGCCGGGATGGGCCGGGCATCGGGCGAAGCGGATCCCGATCGTTACGACCGCATGCACGCCCATTGCGACGTTCTGGTGGTCGGCGGCGGTCCGGCGGGGCTCAGCGCCGCGCTGGCCGCGGCGGAAACGGGGGCCCGGGTGATCCTGGTCGATGAAACATCGCGTTTCGGCGGGCGGCTGAATCAGGATGCCTACAGGATTGGTGACGAACCGGCGGGGGAATGGGTGGCACGGACCGTTGCCAGGTTGGCGGCGCTCCCCAATGTCAGGCTTCTGACGCGGACCACCGCTTTCGGCTATTACGACGGCAATCTGATCGGTGCGGTGGAGCGGGTGTCGGATCATCTGTCGGTGCCGCCGGCGCATCTGCCGCGTCAGCGCTGGTGGCGGTTCCGGGCAAAGCAGGTGATCCTGGCCACGGGCGCGACCGAACAGCCGCTGGTTTTTGGCAACAATGACCGGCCGGGCGTCATGCTGGCCGGTGCGGTGCGTGCCTATATCAACGAATTCGGGGTGCTGCCGGGCCGGCGTGCCGTGATCTTCACCAACAATGACGATGCCTACCGAACGGCGCTGGACGTGCTGAATACCGGGGGCGGTGTGGTTGCCGTCGTCGACGCGCGCCGGGACCCGCGTTCCGCCCTGATCGATCGGGCGCGGGGCAAGGGTGTCGCGATCCTGACCGGTCAGGCGGTGGTGAACACCCATGGCCATTTCGGGCTGCAGGCCGTGGATGTCGCCCCGGTCGAGGGCGGACCCGCGCGGCGACTGGATTGCGACCTGCTGGCGATTTCCGGCGGCTGGCAACCGAATGTGCATCTCTCCAGCCAGACCGGGGCGAAACCGATCTGGAACGGGAAGCTGAACTGTTTCCTACCGGGCGCGCCGAAACGGCCGGAATCCTCTGCCGGGTCCGCGGCGGGCCGGTTCAGCCTGGCGTCGGTGCTGTCCGACGGCCTCGCGCGCGGCACCCAGGCCGCGGCGCTGACGGGACATTCCCTGGATCGTGCGATCGACCTGCCCCGGGTCGAGGCCGAAACCCCGGCCCCCCCGGAACCGCTTTGGGAGGCGCCGGATCCGTTGACGGGTCATCCGAAGAAGTTCGTCGATCATCAGGACGATGTCAGCGCCGATGATGTCCGGCTGGCCCATCGCGAAGGCTATGTCTCGGTCGAGCATCTGAAGCGCTATACGACGCTGGGCATGGGGACCGATCAGGGCAAGACGTCGAACGTCACCGGGCTGGCGATCATGGCGAAACTGCGCGGTGAGCCGATCCCGGCGGTCGGTACGACGACCTTCCGCCCGCCCTATACCCCGATCGCCATCGGGGCGATGGGCGGCACGGAACGCGGTCAACACTACAAGCCCCGCCGGCGCTCGCCGATGCATGACTGGCATCAGGAACGCGGTTGCGAATGGGTTCCGGCGGGTCTCTGGGACCGGCCGCGATACTATCCGGAGGCGCCGGGCGAAACCCTGCGTCAGGCCTATATCCGCGAAACCCGGCAGACCCGCAGTTCCGTCGGGATCTGCGATGTCACGACCCTGGGCAAGATCGACATCCAGGGCCCGGACGCCGGGGAACTCCTGAACCGGATCTACACGAACGGCTTCGCGAAGCTGCCGGTCGGCAAGGCGCGCTACGGCCTGATGCTGCGTGAGGACGGGCTGGTTCAGGACGACGGCACGACGTCGCGGCTGGGCGAGAACCACTATGTCATGACCACGACCACGGCCAATGCCGTCACCGTCATGGCCAAGCTGGAATTCTATCTTCAGGCCGTCTGGCCGGATCTGCGGGTGAAGGTGGTCAGCGTCACCGAACAATATGCGGCCATCGCGCTGGCGGGGCCGAACAGCCGGGCGCTGATGCAGCGTATCGTCGATATCGATCTGTCCGATGCGGCCTTCCCCTTCATGGCCTGCGCATCCTGCAAGGCGGTCACGGACGACATCCCGGCGCGCCTGTTCCGGATCAGCTTTTCCGGGGAACTGGCCTATGAGATCAACGTGCCGAGTGACTATGGCCGCCTGGTCTGGGAAACGCTGATGGAGGCAGGCAAGGAATTCGGCATCGTACCCTATGGGCTGGAGGCGCTGGGCAATATGCGCATCGAGAAGGGCCACGTCGCCGGCGCCGAACTGGACGGACGCACCACCGCCGACGATCTGGGCCTGGGCAAAATGATGTCGACCAGGAAGGATTTCATCGGAAAGGCCCTGGCACAGCGCCCCGGCCTGACCGGCCCGGACCGCAAGAAACTGGTCGGTCTGGTTCCGGTCGATGGCCGGTCCTCCCTGCCCAACGGCGCCCAGATCATCGAGGTTGCCGACCGCGACAAGCCCCGCCCGGTGAAGATGATCGGCAATGTCAGCTCCAACGGTTTCAGCCCGGAACTGGATACGCCGATCGCGCTCGGCCTGCTGGAGGGGGGGCTGACGCGGGAAGGCGATACGGTGCTGGTCGCCTATCCGCTCAAGAACCTCTATGTCCCCGCAACGGTACGCAGTCCGCATTTCGTTGATCCGGAAGGGAAGCGCCTCCATGGCTGA
- a CDS encoding sarcosine oxidase subunit delta translates to MFRFTCPHCGERDVVEFSYGGDASVAVPDITVGQDAWFDAVYQRDNPRGPHVEYWHHVAGCRRWIRVERNTLTHEILACGPAAGPMPDETGSDEAGGEGA, encoded by the coding sequence ATGTTCCGCTTCACCTGCCCCCATTGCGGCGAACGCGATGTCGTCGAGTTCAGCTATGGCGGCGATGCCAGTGTCGCCGTGCCGGACATCACCGTTGGCCAGGACGCCTGGTTCGACGCCGTCTACCAGCGTGATAACCCGCGCGGTCCGCATGTCGAATACTGGCATCACGTCGCTGGTTGCCGGCGGTGGATCCGCGTCGAGCGGAATACGCTGACCCATGAAATCCTGGCCTGCGGGCCGGCGGCCGGGCCGATGCCCGATGAAACCGGATCTGACGAAGCCGGCGGGGAGGGCGCGTGA
- a CDS encoding sarcosine oxidase subunit beta family protein: protein MSRYSVFSVLKGGLTGQKHWVRAWRDPEPKPEYDAIIIGGGGHGLATAYYLAKLHGMTNIAVLEKGWLGGGNTGRNTTIVRSNYMLEANAHFYEHSLKLWEGLSVDLNYNVMFSQRGVLNLAHSDAQMDAYARRGNAMRLNGIDAELLDREQVRRYAPVLDFSDNARFPIVGGLLQPRGGTARHDAVAWGFARAADSLGVDIIQNCEVTGFDIQGGAVKGVQTTRGPIKAEKIGMAVAGHTSQVAALAGLTLPIESHLLQAFVSEPLKPFIDGVVTFGAGHFYISQSDKGGLVFGGDLDGYNSYAQRGNLPLVEHLGEEGMALMPSIGRIRMLRHWAGVMDMSMDGSPIIGKTPVKGLYLNGGWCYGGFKATPGSGWVFAHTIAHDEPHWINRDLDLARFRDGRMVDERGAGPIPGHH from the coding sequence ATGTCCCGGTATTCCGTTTTCAGTGTCCTCAAGGGCGGACTGACCGGGCAGAAGCATTGGGTGCGCGCATGGCGTGACCCGGAGCCGAAGCCCGAATATGACGCGATCATCATCGGCGGGGGCGGCCATGGCCTGGCGACCGCCTACTATCTGGCCAAACTGCATGGCATGACCAACATCGCCGTGCTGGAGAAGGGCTGGCTGGGCGGCGGCAATACGGGCCGCAACACGACCATTGTGCGGTCCAACTACATGCTGGAGGCGAACGCCCATTTCTATGAGCATTCGCTGAAACTGTGGGAAGGCCTGTCGGTCGATCTGAACTACAACGTAATGTTCTCGCAGCGCGGGGTCCTGAACCTGGCCCATAGCGACGCGCAGATGGATGCCTATGCGCGGCGCGGCAATGCGATGCGGCTGAACGGGATCGATGCCGAATTGCTGGACCGCGAGCAGGTTCGTCGCTACGCGCCGGTGCTGGATTTTTCCGACAATGCGCGTTTTCCCATTGTCGGTGGCCTGCTGCAGCCGCGCGGGGGCACGGCGCGCCACGACGCGGTCGCCTGGGGGTTTGCACGGGCCGCCGACAGCCTGGGTGTCGATATCATCCAGAACTGCGAGGTGACCGGTTTCGACATCCAGGGCGGTGCGGTGAAGGGGGTTCAGACGACGCGCGGACCGATCAAGGCGGAAAAGATCGGCATGGCGGTTGCCGGACATACCAGTCAGGTCGCGGCGCTGGCCGGGCTGACGCTGCCGATCGAAAGCCATCTGCTGCAGGCCTTCGTGTCCGAGCCCCTGAAACCTTTCATCGACGGGGTGGTCACCTTCGGCGCCGGACATTTCTACATCAGTCAGTCCGACAAGGGGGGGCTGGTCTTCGGTGGCGACCTGGACGGCTACAATTCCTATGCGCAGCGCGGCAACCTGCCGCTGGTCGAACATCTGGGAGAGGAAGGGATGGCCCTGATGCCGTCCATCGGGCGAATCCGGATGCTGCGCCATTGGGCCGGGGTGATGGACATGTCGATGGATGGCAGCCCGATCATCGGCAAGACACCGGTGAAGGGCCTCTATCTCAACGGCGGCTGGTGCTATGGAGGGTTCAAGGCGACGCCGGGTTCCGGATGGGTCTTTGCCCATACCATCGCCCATGACGAACCCCACTGGATCAACCGCGATCTCGATCTGGCGCGTTTCCGTGACGGTCGGATGGTCGACGAGCGCGGGGCCGGGCCGATCCCGGGCCACCATTAA